One genomic segment of Mastomys coucha isolate ucsf_1 unplaced genomic scaffold, UCSF_Mcou_1 pScaffold22, whole genome shotgun sequence includes these proteins:
- the Rspry1 gene encoding RING finger and SPRY domain-containing protein 1 yields MIVFGWAVFLASRSLGQGLLLTLEEHIAHLLGTTGATTTMGNSCICRDDSGAEDNVDTHQQQAENSAVPTADSRSQPRDPVRPPRRGRGPHEPRRKKQNVDGLVLDTLAVIRTLVDNDQEPPYSMITLHEMAETDEGWLDVVQSLIRVIPLEDPLGPAVITLLLDECPLPTKDALQKLTEILNLNGEVACQDSGHPAKHRNTSAVLGCLAEKLAGPASIGLLSPGILEYLLQCLKLQSHPTVMLFALIALEKFAQTSENKLTISESSISDRLVTLELWADDPDYLKRQVGFCAQWSLDNLFLKEGRQLTYEKVDLNNIRAMLNSNDVSEYLKISPHGLEARCDASSFESVRCTFCVDTGVWYYEVTVVTSGVMQIGWATRDSKFLNHEGYGIGDDEYSCAYDGCRQLIWYNARSKPHVHPCWKEGDTVGFLLDLNEKQMIFFLNGNQLPPEKQVFSSTVSGFFAAASFMSYQQCEFNFGARPFKYPPSMKFSTFNDYAFLTAEEKIILPRHRRLALLKQVSIRENCCSLCCDEVADTQLKPCGHSDLCMDCALQLETCPLCRKEIVSRIRQISHIS; encoded by the exons ATGATTGTCTTTGGCTGGGCTGTGTTCTTAGCAAGCAGAAGCCTTGGTCAGGGTCTGCTGTTGACTCTTGAGGAGCACATAGCCCACCTATTGGGGACTACAGGTGCCACTACTACTATGGGTAATTCCTGCATCTGCCGAGATGACAGTGGAGCAGAAGACAATGTTGACACCCACCAGCAACAGGCTGAGAACAGTGCAGTCCCTACTGCAGACAGTAGGAGCCAACCTCGGGACCCTGTCCGGCCACCAAGGAGAGGCCGAGGACCTCATGAgccaaggagaaagaaacaaaatgtggaTGGGTTAGTGCTGGACACACTGGCGGTAATACGGACTCTTGTAGATAA tgatCAGGAACCTCCTTATTCAATGATTACATTACATGAAATGGCAGAAAcag ATGAAGGATGGTTGGATGTTGTCCAGTCTTTAATTAGAGTTATTCCATTGGAAGATCCATTGGGACCAGCTGTTATAACCTTGTTACTAGACGAATGTCCATTGCCCACTAAA GATGCACTCCAGAAATTGACTGAAATTCTCAATTTAAATGGAGAGGTAGCATGCCAGGACTCAGGCCACCCTGCCAAACATAGGAATACATCCGCAGTCCTTGGCTGTTTGGCTGAGAAACTAGCAG GTCCTGCAAGCATAGGTTTACTTAGCCCAGGAATACTGGAGTATTTGCTACAGTGTCTG AAGTTACAGTCTCACCCCACAGTCATGCTTTTTGCACTGATTGCACTGGAAAAGTTTGCCCAGACAA GTGAAAATAAATTGACTATCTCTGAATCCAGTATTAGTGACCGTTTGGTCACATTGGAGCTGTGGGCTGATGATCCTGATTATCTGAAACGTCAAGTTGGCTTCTGTGCCCAGTGGAGCTTAGACAATCTCT TTTTAAAAGAAGGTAGACAACTAACCTACGAGAAAGTGGACTTGAATAATATTAGGGCCATGCTGAACAGCAATGATGTCAGCGAGTACTTGAAGATCTCACCTCACGGCTTGGAG GCTCGCTGTGACGCCTCCTCCTTTGAGAGTGTACGCTGCACTTTTTGTGTGGACACTGGGGTGTGGTACTACGAAGTAACAGTGGTCACTTCTGGTGTCATGCAGATTGGCTGGGCTACTCGAGACAGCAAGTTTCTCAACCAT GAAGGATATGGCATTGGGGACGATGAGTACTCCTGTGCCTATGATGGCTGCCGGCAGCTGATTTGGTACAATGCCAGAAGTAAGCCTCACGTGCACCCGTGCTGGAAGGAAG GAGACACAGTAGGGTTTCTGTTAGACTTGAATGAAAAGCAAATGATCTTCTTTTTAAATGGCaaccagctgcctcctgagaaGCAAGTCTTTTCATCCACCGT ATCTGGATTTTTTGCTGCAGCTAGTTTCATGTCCTACCAGCAATGCGAGTTCAATTTTGGAGCAAGACCATTCAAATACCCACCATCTATGAAATTTAGCACTTTTAATGATTACGCCTTCCTAACAGctgaagaaaagatcattttgCCAAG GCACAGGCGCCTCGCTCTGCTGAAGCAAGTCAGTATTCGAGAGAACTGCTGTTCACTCTGCTGTGATGAGGTGGCAGACACACAGCTGAAGCCATGTGGACACAG CGACCTGTGCATGGATTGTGCCTTGCAACTGGAGACCTGCCCATTGTGTCGTAAAGAAATAGTGTCTAGAATCAGACAGATTTCTCATATTTCATGA